Genomic segment of Triticum aestivum cultivar Chinese Spring chromosome 6A, IWGSC CS RefSeq v2.1, whole genome shotgun sequence:
TAGTGTCTACCAGAGTAATGTATCTGGTGCAGAACATTTATCGGTGTGCCTCGAGGGCAAGGAGCCCGTGGTTCAGGCAACCTCGGCATCATCTGCGTCAGCATTGGCGGCAACTAGTGCAGGGAGTGGCGTGCCTGATGCTGACCGTGGTTGCTGGTGTCTTTTCCGTGTTTCAATCCTTAATCAGAAGCCTGGGGGGAGCCACATTCATAGGGACTCATATGGGCGGTTTGGAGCAGACAGTGCCAGCCTTGGATGGGGGGATTACCTGAAGATGGATGAGTTTTTGGCTGCCGATGGGGGTTACCTGTTTGATGGGGCTGTGGTGTTTAATGCCTCGGTGCATGTGATCAAGGAGTCTAACTCATTCACTCGTAGCTTACCACCGGTGGCGGGCATTAGTGGTGCTGGGGGTGGACGATCTGGGACTAGAAAGTCGGATGGGCACTTTGGGAAGTTTGTGTGGAGGATcgaaaacttcacaagattgaaggagctgctcaagaagaggAAGATCACTGGTTTGTGCATCAAGAGCAGACGATTTCAGGTCGGGAATCGCGACTGCCGCCTTATTGTTTATCCACGGGGTAAGTATTTGGAAAAATGCCTTCTCAAGATTCATCTGGTAGTTTCAACATCAACTCTATGAAGTTTGCTGACATATACTGCTAAAAACGTGATGACCAAACCTAGAATTTTTATGCCTATATGATTTGATCAGAACTGTCACTTGCTAAATGGGCTGAAGTTTCTTAACCATTTGCAACATTGAGAATCCACTAGATTTTGACCCGTTCCGAGTTGCAATTTTGCATTCAGTAAATGGAAATTCACCAGAAAATTCATGTTTGTGATTTTATTTAGATAATATAGCTACTAGCTTGTATCACTCAATAGATTCAGTGGTGTGGCTTTGATCACCTTTTTTAGAAATTTGAATCATTGCCTATGAAAGAGGCACAACCCCATTTTGTTCATTTCTTGCAATTATTGTGTCAGTTATCCCTGTTTGATATGGTCTATCACTATTTGCTCTGATTGACAGCCAACCTTGTGAATAACATGCGCTTGGATATTTGTTTTGTTAAATAGCTGTTAGCCTGTTACCTTACCTCTTCCAGAACAATATGCCATGACTCATGGAACACTACTAAATTGATAACAAATCCATCTGATCGCTATCGAAAAATCAACTTCCATGTTATAAAAATATCTAAATAAGGATATACATTTTGGATGATCTGTGCAACTGCGATTTTTTAGCCCATTGTATCCTGCACAGAAGACAAAATGTGTACTAAATTAGTTGTCATTTTAGACCCTCCACACTTGTTTTTCTTTTCACAGCAGATTTGGCGCAAGTGCTTGCATCTGCAGCCTCTTGTTGGTTGACGTGCCTtgtttttcgagaaaacgcaaaagagCTTGCGTTTCATTGTATTGAAAAGGGGGGATTAATAGTTACAATCCTCCTAGGAGGCGGTTACAACTCTGGATGGTAGTCAACCAACAAGAGGCTGCAGATATTATAGCATGCTCTTGTTGGTCCACATATTATAGCATGCTCTACATCCATGTTTATTCTTTCATGGTTTTCTCTGAGGTGCCTCAACCAACAAGTAGGTTGCGGGTACAACCACTTGCCGGGAGTAATTATTTCTCATCTTGACCATCCAAGGTCCATGCTTGCATGATGTCCATCCACTTTCTGTAAACCTGTGAAAATTTCAGACTGTTCTACGCACTTCCCCCCAATAGTAGCAACCACAGTGAATTAACTTCAGCTGTTAAATCATGAGTGAGATGAATATATCTTGCCTAGAGGCTACATAATGAAGTTCATTTATTCTATGAGTTGATCATAAAAGAATTATAAGTATATCGAACAGCAGTAATAAAATCATTTGACATTTTGAGTGCAACCTGGGTTTACCGGTGAGTTGTTGTTAAGTTTGGAGTGTTTGTTGGTTCAGCCTCTGCATCACAATTTCTTAAACGACACTGTATACATATGTAGGTAGATTTTGAATTGCCGTTTTTTATTTACATGCCACATATTTCAGTCACCTACTTATTTATCCTTCTGAATGAATTGCCATTTATCTAATTTATCTTCCACATATTTCAGCACCTTACTTATTTATCCTTGTGAACTTATGGTCTCATTGCAATCAAATCACTGCTAGTTTCCTTTCAGTTAGCTATCAGTATTGTTACTTTTTAAATTAGGTAACTGCACTATCAGAATGTACGTACTGACTTCATCAGTTGGTTCTCTTAATGTTGCTACAATCAGGGCAGTCTCAACCACCATGCCACCTCTCAGTGTTTCTGGAAGTGACAGATCCCCGAAATACTACGAGTGAATGGACCTGCTTTGTGAGCCATAGATTGTCTGTTATCAATCAGAAAGGGGAGGAGAAGTCAATCATGAAAGAGTCTCAAAATCGTTACTCTAAGTCAGCAAAGGATTGGGGTTGGCGTGAATTTCTGACATTAACTAGCCTCTTCGACCAGGATGCTGGTTTTCTTGTACAGGACACTGTTGTGTTCTCTGCAGAGGTTCTCATTCTGAAGGAAACTGCAACTATGCAAGGGCTTAGTGACGAAGATTCTGAAATATGCAGTTCAAGTTCTGGATATCAGATTGATACTTTACCAAAACATCCGTCATTTACGTGGAAGGTAGAAAATTTCTTGTCCTTTAAGGAGATTATGGAGACAAGAAAAATTTTCAGTAAATATTTTCAGGCTGGTGGCTGTGAGCTGCGGATAGGTAAACGAAGTTTACTTACTATTCAGTCTTGTACTGTATAGTTTCTTTTGTATTTTCATATTTTGTGCTTACATAACACAACCTGCAGGTGTATATGAGTCATTTGATACAATGTGCATATATCTGGAGAGTGATCAGTCATCTGGGGTTGATCCTGATAAGAACTTTTGGGTACATTATAAGATGGCTATACTCAACCAGAAGAACTCTTTGAAAACCGTGTGCAAAGaatcttcaatttgcacaaaaacaTGGAACAATTCAGTTCTCCAGTTTATGAAGGTTTCAGACATTCTGGATCCTGAAGCTGGCTTTCTTGTCCGGGACACTATTGTCTTCGTTTGTGAAATCATAGACTGCTGTCCATGGTTTGACTTCTCTGATCTCGAGGTGCGGTTAGGTTTGCTAATCTTTCATTGGGCCTGTCTATTTGTGCTTCTTCTGCTAGGTTCTAGGGCGTTCTCTAAACTGCTTTGGTGTGGCAGGGCATGCAAAAAGGCTGTAGTTGTAATAACCAAAAGTTCAGCTTGAATGTAGTTGTGCAGCATATGTTATATCGTGTATGAAGGTACACAAGGAGAAATAATTAAGAATGAGAAGTCCTAGGGTACTCTTATTTGACCAGGATGTAGGCCACTTCTAATTAGATCTTGATTGCAATATTTAGCATTTAATAAACTGGTCATACCAATCACTGATTAATTTTAAGCCTGGCGAATCTGCAATTTGAGTACTTCAAGGTACTGTTAAACTGTGGAATGCAATACTTAGATTACTCTGCAAATTTTATGAACTTTCGAGACTAGCGCTTTATGATTTAGCAAGTATCGTTACAGACTTGTAATTCATTAGCTGCAAGTACATGCCAACTTTAACAGTACAGCTGACAAATGTTTTTCTTACAAGCACTCCAGTTTGTTGTACATGATAAATTGTAACACTGATCAGATTACTGTTAGAGATAAGTTAGCTCTCATACGTGCATATCTTTTCATCAACTAACCCAAGAACCTTAAGTGGATATTTTGTGTGTAGTCCATTGACGATAACAAGGCTAAACatgaaaaatgttcttgattttgcTTTTATAAGTCCTAACTATGGTCTATAACAATGTATGTGTCATATCTGGCCATCTTCCATCTTGATGTCCATTTCTATCCAGTATTTTACTCAAGCAATGGGGTATTCTCTCTATATATTTTTAGGTTCAGTTCAGAAATATGCTGTCTGAATTATCAGTGAATGATGAGTACATGACGTTTGCCTCCTTTTTACTTCTAAAAGAAGTTATGGTAGATAGGATAACATTTATCTGTGAGAATTATGGTTTGTATATAGTAATTCCCAATTAACTTATCTGGCAGGTATTTGCCTCAGATGATGACCAGGATGAGTTGTCAACAGATCCTGATGAACTTATCGAGTCTGAAGACAGTGATGACATGAGTGGTGATGAGGAAGATATGTTCCGGAACCTCCTCTCAAGAGCTGGATTTTCACTTACATATGGAGACAACTATACTCAGCCGCAGGTTACCTTGAGAGAGAAAATTTTGACGGATGCTAGTGCGATTGCTGGATTTCTTACTGGCCTGCGTGTTTATCTGGATAACCCAGCAAAAGTGAAGCGCATGCTTCTTCCTGCCAAAGTGTCCACCAAGGGTGGTGGAAAGAAAGATTCCTCAAAGTGTGATTCAAGCTCCACAAGTCTCATAAATTTGTTGATGGGTGTTAGCGTCTTAAAGCAAGCTATAATTGATTTGCTTTTAGATATAATGGTTGAGTGCTGCCAACCTTCAGATGAAAGATCATCATATGGCTCCTCCTCCTCAAGCTCTAAAACTGCTCCTGATTCAAATGGGGCTAGCTCTCCATCAGAGCTCATTGTGGAAGGCGAACAAACAGAATGTGCATGCAGAAATCAGTATGAAACGGCTGAATCTGATACTGTTAATTTTGGGCGTAATCTTGGATTAGAAAATGCAGAGCTAAATGCAAATGAGATGCCTGTCAAGATTCTAGAACAGTCCAGTTGTCCTCCAGAGACACCTGCCATCGATCTGCCAGGGGATGAAAGTTCTGATCAAGCTTCTGGGGTATGATTTGAGGGTCCTGTCATATTCATCctcattttcatattttattttacCAAGTATGCTAACCTGCTGTTTTTTTTTTCAGACAAAATGGCCAGACCAGTCAGAGGAACTGTTAGGACTGATTGTTAATTCATTGAAGGCACTAGACTGTGCTGTTCCACATGGATGCCCTGAACCAAGAAAGCGGCCTAAGTCTGTCCAGAAAATTGCACTTGTACTAGAGAAAGCTCCAAAGAAGCTTCAACCTGATTTCATCGCCCTTGTACCAAAGTTGGTTGATGGGTCTGAACACTCACTTGCTTCTTGTGCCCTTTTAGATCATCTTGAAAAGGCAGATGCTGAGCCATCACTGAGGTTACCGGTAAGTTTGACGCTTTGAACTAATCTTACTTTTTTTGGGTGCCTAATTTCATTTTTGCAAAGAAACATAACAACCATAACTTCTTGGGTGAACAGATGTCTGAATTGCCTGAATATTATGACGCTCATGTCTCTATATTTGTGACCTTAATGTCTCTATATTTGTGAAGATAGCCATCATTCATGATATAgcaggctagtaatatacacaagTGAGTCTGATATCTACTTTGATTTCTTTTTTCCCATCATGGCAGGTTTTTGGTGCCTTATCCGAGTTAGAATTTGATGCTGATGTCTGGAAACGAGTATCTTTTCATGCACTTGAATTGTTGTCTGATTCAAATGATGAGCCTCTTGTAGCAGCCATTTCATATGTTCTCAAGGCGGCATCACAGTGCCAGCATATTCCTCAAGCTGTATGTTTACCATCGATAAATCTCTTGTTACTTTCTCTATACTTGTATAATCTTTTCATATTACTACTACTAAGTGCACTTACCTTTTTCCCTCCCCAAAGGTTAGAGCTGTTCGATGGAGATTAAAACGTTTGGGTGCTGATGTTCCACCGTGTGTGCTTGAGTTTTTGTCTAAAACGGTGCATAACTGGCCAGATGTAGCTGAAGCATTATTGAAGGATATTGATTCTGAGCCTGAACCTGATAACAGTTGTCTCTCCACGCCTTCTAGTACTTGTAGTAAAGATGGGCTTTCAGCTGAAGGGATGCCTTCTTGGCAAGAGCAAGCTGTACATGGAAGCAATCATCTATCAGATGTTTTTGTACTCATAGAAATGTTATCAGTACCTGGATTATTTGTGGAAGTTGCACGGGGTTTTGAAAGGGCTTTATTGCAAGGGGCCTTTGGGCTGCAGTTAGTAGCCATGGTGTTGGAAAGACGGCATTCTCACAAGTTAAGTTCAAAGTCTGGGGCTGTCGTGTATGATTTACAGAGCAAACAAGTTTTATTAGATGGGCAGTTTGAACCCTCGCCCATCCAAGAAGGTGATTTCACTTCAGTCCTTGCACTTGGTGAGGTATTGTCTCTATCTACCTCAGCGAGGGTCCAAGACTTCGTGCGGATGCTTTATGCCATCATGTTTAAGATCTATGCCGAGGATCATTATAGATGCAGATTTCTGAAGGGCCTTGTTGACCGGGCAACAAATACCTCAGATAACTGCCGAGaagttgacatagatatggatGTCTTGGTATTTCTTGTTAAGGAGGAGTTTGGAATTGCTAGACCTGTTCTAAACATGATGCGTGAAGCTGCTGAAGTTGCTCAGGCCGATCGTGCTAATCTTTGGCACCAAATATGTGCTACTGAGGATGAGAATATTCGTTTGAGGGAGGAGATGGACATGGAGCAAACTAAATTTACCAATGAAAAAGCTGCATTAGCCCAACGACTAACTGAGTCTGAGGCAACTACAGGACATCTAAGGGTATTTCTTTGTTGTGATTCAGCTGTTGACCTGCCCTTCTTGTTTGTTTCTCAGCTTAACACTttgtttattttttaattgttgTAGTCTGAACTAAAAGCCGAGAAGGATCGTTATATTCGGGAGAAGAAGGAACTCTCCAGGCAGATGCGGGAGATTGAGAATCAGATGGAATGGGTGCGATCAGAGAAAGACGAGCAAATTGCAAAGCTATCTGCTGATAGGAAGAATCTTCATGATCGTGTTAGTGAAGCAGAGACACAACTATCACAGTTTAAAGCACGGAAACGCGAAGAAATAAAGGTAAGAGTTACTGTCAAAAACCATACAATACATACTTTTCCTACAAACACACCCTTTAAGCAGTGCCATAAGTGCTAAGATTTCCTACTTTTTCCTAAAATGCATGCCTTGTTGATTAACTCACACTGGCAAAATGCTAGTAGATTTATTCATAGATTTCAAGGGTGTGTTTCTTATTTCAAGATCATATGAAGCAAGTCATGTTGGTATGTTTTGGTATTACTGTTAACTGTTAGAATTTGCCTTGTGATGCCATTGGAAATTTCAGTGAGAAAGACAACATTGATGTTTTACGGTTTGCATCCATCTTGTATGCTGCAGAAAGTAACTACTGAGAAGAATACATTGGCAGAGAGGCTGAAGAATGCTGAAGCTTCAAGGAAACGATTTGATGATGAATTAAAACGACATGCAGCTGAAACACAGGCTCGCGAAGAGATTAGAAAATCACTTGAGGCTGAAGTAAGGAGGCTGACACATAAAGTTGGACAAACCGagggagaaaagaaagaaaaagaagatcaAATTTCTCGCTGCGAAGCTTACATTGATGGAATGGAGTCAAAATTGCAAGTTTGCCAGGTTCGCGACCTTGCTAGTTTCAAAAATAGATAATTTCATATTCTCCAATGTTCCAGAGATATACTTTTGAGCTAAGCTATGAAATATCATTACAGTGTTCTGGTAGAAAAAAAATACGCACAATGGAGTTGATTTTCCTATGATACTGTCATAAAAACAAGGTAGACGAGGATAGAATAAGTAACATGTGAAACCATTGTTGGAAAGTAATCATCTTTAAATTTAAATTGTAACCATGCATAGATAAAACTGGGTGGCCCTACTATGATACTGCCATAAAACAAAGTAGGCAAGGGTAGAATAAGTAACACGTAAAGCCATTTTTAAGGTGTAATCGTCTTGGAATTTTGAATTGTATCCATGCATAGATCAAATTGGGAGCTCTACTTTTTCCGGGGTGCCAGTTTACAATGTTTTAAATTATTTATTTTCCGTTTCTGATAAGTTTTACCTGTAGTTTGCATGTTTACAAAATTGTTGGGACCCTGATATGTGATATGGACAGATGCAGTAATAACTAGTGAGCCAAACACCAACTAAGGAAGTGTGGCGTGCCGAAGTTAACGCAGCAAACTTAGGGCACCAAACTGAACACCTATATCGTCACTATTTATATATTAGAAATTTTGCATCAAAACATTACTGCATGTTGTATTTACTATTGTATCTTGTTATTGCAGCAATATATTCGTACTCTGGAAACATCACTTCAAGAAGAGATGGCTCGGCATGCCCCACTGTATGGTGTCGGCGTGGAAGCTTTGTCACTGGAGGAGCTTGAGACCCTTGCAAACATCCACGAGCAGAGTTTGAGACAGATCCATACAATCAGGCAAAGGAAAGGCAGCAGCCATCTCTTGAGCGTCCCTGGCTTGTTCCCCTCGTCTTCGATGGCTGTTGGGCCGCCTTCCTCATTGATCCACACGTCCTCCATAGCACCTAATGGCGTGGGTACCCATGGAAACGGGCACATGAACAATGCGGTGGACCGCTGGTTCAATCAAACCTAGCCACGAGATGCAACTGCAAGCGGAAGGCCCGAAGATGTCCATTTTGTGCATTGGTCTGATAGATCCCATTCACCAGCTGCCGAGCAATCTGGCGTGGCAGCCTTTTTTGTTCTTGCCTTTCTGTTTGGCTTCTCGCTTTGTATTCTGGAGTGGTAGTGCTGTCGGCTCGAGATGTCATGGGCGCCCGTCAAGGGGCTCCATGTGGAATAAGCTGTAATAACAAAGAGATCCGATGGAACTATCAGGTGCAAGTGGAAGCTATGGAAATGGTTGATATCACCCATTGCTTGATTATTTTGAAAAGCACTGGGATTCCTGTCTCCCTTCATTTTCGTTTCAAAAAGGTGCAACATCAGTACGTGTTTCATGTTTACATCTATTGTTGTGTTGGGCCTGGTAGATACACATTGGCGCTAGAATTTTCCTTTTGCTGCATTGGGATTTGAGAGAATCATACATACAACAGAGATCAAAGGTGCTGTTTTTTAGGGGATTTTGTCTTCTTAATTGAATGGAACTTTAGAGCATCCAAACCACTTAGGGCTAATTCTTGTGTTTGATTCTCTCAGAATCTTTGACCCCTTTCCAACTTCTCTCAAAATCTTTAACCCTCATTTTGTTTTTGACAATCCTGCCTATTTAGACCCTATAACCAGCTAGAATTGTCAAACGACGAGGGTTGAAAATTCTGAGAGAAGCTGGGGCCTAACTAGTTAGGATTGTCAAATGAATGAGGGTTGAAGATTCTAGGAGAAGCTGGGTCTAACTAGCTAGGATTGTCAGACGAA
This window contains:
- the LOC123127782 gene encoding uncharacterized protein translates to MKPTTVSPPAAAPATDDPSPSHSDPASATFSVERRGDASASCRWTLPDFPRTRARTFYSRYFEVGGFDCRLLLYPRGDTQSLPGYLSLYLQVLDPKTPSSSSSTTTTTTSSKWDCFLSYRLSVVHPSDNSKSLARDSWHRFSSKKRSHGWCDFAPSAAASFLLPPHDSLVIAADISVLSETASFSEADGRFTWKVFNFSLFREMIRTQKIMSPAFFPAAAAAGGSDCGLRISVYQSNVSGAEHLSVCLEGKEPVVQATSASSASALAATSAGSGVPDADRGCWCLFRVSILNQKPGGSHIHRDSYGRFGADSASLGWGDYLKMDEFLAADGGYLFDGAVVFNASVHVIKESNSFTRSLPPVAGISGAGGGRSGTRKSDGHFGKFVWRIENFTRLKELLKKRKITGLCIKSRRFQVGNRDCRLIVYPRGQSQPPCHLSVFLEVTDPRNTTSEWTCFVSHRLSVINQKGEEKSIMKESQNRYSKSAKDWGWREFLTLTSLFDQDAGFLVQDTVVFSAEVLILKETATMQGLSDEDSEICSSSSGYQIDTLPKHPSFTWKVENFLSFKEIMETRKIFSKYFQAGGCELRIGVYESFDTMCIYLESDQSSGVDPDKNFWVHYKMAILNQKNSLKTVCKESSICTKTWNNSVLQFMKVSDILDPEAGFLVRDTIVFVCEIIDCCPWFDFSDLEVFASDDDQDELSTDPDELIESEDSDDMSGDEEDMFRNLLSRAGFSLTYGDNYTQPQVTLREKILTDASAIAGFLTGLRVYLDNPAKVKRMLLPAKVSTKGGGKKDSSKCDSSSTSLINLLMGVSVLKQAIIDLLLDIMVECCQPSDERSSYGSSSSSSKTAPDSNGASSPSELIVEGEQTECACRNQYETAESDTVNFGRNLGLENAELNANEMPVKILEQSSCPPETPAIDLPGDESSDQASGTKWPDQSEELLGLIVNSLKALDCAVPHGCPEPRKRPKSVQKIALVLEKAPKKLQPDFIALVPKLVDGSEHSLASCALLDHLEKADAEPSLRLPVFGALSELEFDADVWKRVSFHALELLSDSNDEPLVAAISYVLKAASQCQHIPQAVRAVRWRLKRLGADVPPCVLEFLSKTVHNWPDVAEALLKDIDSEPEPDNSCLSTPSSTCSKDGLSAEGMPSWQEQAVHGSNHLSDVFVLIEMLSVPGLFVEVARGFERALLQGAFGLQLVAMVLERRHSHKLSSKSGAVVYDLQSKQVLLDGQFEPSPIQEGDFTSVLALGEVLSLSTSARVQDFVRMLYAIMFKIYAEDHYRCRFLKGLVDRATNTSDNCREVDIDMDVLVFLVKEEFGIARPVLNMMREAAEVAQADRANLWHQICATEDENIRLREEMDMEQTKFTNEKAALAQRLTESEATTGHLRSELKAEKDRYIREKKELSRQMREIENQMEWVRSEKDEQIAKLSADRKNLHDRVSEAETQLSQFKARKREEIKKVTTEKNTLAERLKNAEASRKRFDDELKRHAAETQAREEIRKSLEAEVRRLTHKVGQTEGEKKEKEDQISRCEAYIDGMESKLQVCQQYIRTLETSLQEEMARHAPLYGVGVEALSLEELETLANIHEQSLRQIHTIRQRKGSSHLLSVPGLFPSSSMAVGPPSSLIHTSSIAPNGVGTHGNGHMNNAVDRWFNQT